A stretch of the Streptosporangium sp. NBC_01755 genome encodes the following:
- a CDS encoding prenyltransferase, producing MISWEQVVQTAQSIATVQEHDGGIPWPEGHVDAWNHIECLMAMSVAGLTDPVRRGYDWLVRTQRSDGSWPMKLVGGQAVEQGGESNHAAYIAVGVWHELLVSGDKDFARRMWPTVRTALDFVVGLQTTRGEIVWERAADGRPAGYALLTGCASIHQGLRCGVLLGEHLGDPQPDWELAADQLGHVLAAHPEAFADKSRFSMDWYYPILGGAVRGPAARARLAEEWDTFVEPDLGIRCVSDQPWVTGAETCELVLTLDALGDRDRARRLFSDMQHLRHEDGSYWTGWQFVNEKWFPHEHSAYTAAAVVLAADALSGHTSAAGIFRDAGKYLTDRPTAACGCSHTHSRS from the coding sequence ATGATCTCCTGGGAACAGGTCGTGCAGACCGCCCAGAGCATCGCGACGGTACAGGAGCACGACGGCGGCATCCCGTGGCCCGAGGGACACGTGGACGCCTGGAACCACATCGAGTGCCTGATGGCGATGAGCGTGGCGGGGCTGACCGATCCCGTTCGCCGGGGGTACGACTGGCTGGTCCGCACGCAGCGGTCCGACGGCTCCTGGCCGATGAAGCTGGTCGGGGGCCAGGCCGTCGAGCAGGGCGGGGAGTCCAACCACGCCGCCTACATCGCGGTCGGCGTCTGGCACGAGCTGCTGGTGAGCGGGGACAAGGACTTCGCCCGGCGGATGTGGCCGACGGTCCGGACGGCACTGGACTTCGTGGTCGGCCTGCAGACCACCCGGGGCGAGATCGTCTGGGAGCGCGCGGCCGACGGCAGGCCCGCCGGGTACGCGCTGCTGACCGGCTGCGCCTCCATCCACCAGGGCCTGCGCTGCGGCGTGCTGCTCGGCGAGCACCTGGGCGACCCGCAACCCGACTGGGAACTGGCCGCCGACCAGCTCGGCCACGTGCTGGCCGCCCACCCCGAGGCGTTCGCCGACAAGAGCCGCTTCTCGATGGACTGGTACTACCCGATCCTGGGCGGCGCGGTGCGCGGCCCGGCCGCGCGGGCTCGGCTGGCCGAGGAGTGGGACACCTTCGTGGAACCGGACCTCGGCATCCGCTGCGTCTCCGACCAGCCCTGGGTGACCGGCGCCGAGACGTGCGAGCTGGTGCTCACCCTCGACGCGCTGGGCGACCGGGATCGGGCGCGGAGACTCTTCTCGGACATGCAGCACCTGCGGCACGAGGACGGCTCCTACTGGACCGGCTGGCAGTTCGTGAACGAGAAGTGGTTCCCCCACGAGCACTCCGCCTACACCGCGGCCGCGGTCGTGCTCGCCGCCGACGCGCTGAGCGGGCACACCTCCGCCGCGGGCATCTTCCGCGACGCGGGCAAGTACCTGACCGACCGCCCCACCGCCGCCTGCGGCTGCAGCCACACCCACTCCAGGAGCTGA
- a CDS encoding DUF1702 family protein: protein MARLLRQNPARVGFGVRRFRLGPARERLEGAERSFTAGFNAVLSGEAERIDDLQEDLRGFAYEGAGMACATLDVLTLTGGRRLRELLSGQGMRYPHLIHMGTGRAYARMRLRPMWGVRSVHPLLRWLAHDGFGFHQGFFSADRTVGRQRTAGLMDRTRRAIFDQGLGRMLWFHECAGAGDVVLRIAEFPAGRRADLWSGVGLAATYTGGASTADLGRLASAAAEDGFRAHLAQGCAFACASRLISAVVPEHTVAAAPVLCGAEVDEAAGWTDTALVALGHNAHSGDHYQAWRAGIRKAWARRDRNS, encoded by the coding sequence GTGGCCCGGCTGCTCCGGCAGAACCCCGCCCGGGTGGGGTTCGGAGTGCGGCGGTTCCGGCTGGGGCCGGCGCGCGAACGGCTGGAGGGCGCGGAGCGGTCGTTCACCGCCGGGTTCAACGCGGTGCTCTCCGGGGAGGCCGAGCGAATCGACGACCTCCAGGAGGACCTGCGCGGTTTCGCGTACGAGGGCGCGGGCATGGCCTGCGCCACCCTCGACGTTCTCACCCTCACCGGCGGGCGCCGTCTGCGGGAGTTGCTGAGCGGGCAGGGGATGCGCTATCCGCACCTCATCCACATGGGCACCGGCCGGGCGTACGCCCGCATGCGGCTACGGCCGATGTGGGGCGTCCGCTCCGTGCACCCGCTGCTGCGCTGGCTGGCCCACGACGGGTTCGGCTTCCACCAGGGTTTCTTCTCCGCGGACCGTACGGTGGGACGCCAGCGCACGGCGGGGCTCATGGATCGGACCCGGAGAGCGATCTTCGATCAGGGACTGGGGCGGATGCTCTGGTTCCACGAGTGCGCGGGGGCGGGCGACGTCGTGCTGCGCATCGCCGAGTTTCCCGCGGGACGCCGCGCCGACCTGTGGAGCGGCGTGGGTCTGGCCGCCACGTACACCGGGGGCGCGAGCACCGCGGACCTGGGGCGGCTGGCCTCGGCCGCGGCCGAGGACGGCTTCCGCGCCCACCTCGCCCAGGGTTGCGCCTTCGCCTGCGCCTCCCGGCTGATCTCGGCCGTCGTCCCCGAGCACACCGTCGCCGCCGCACCCGTGCTGTGCGGGGCCGAGGTGGACGAGGCCGCGGGCTGGACCGACACCGCGCTCGTCGCGCTGGGCCACAACGCGCACAGCGGCGACCACTACCAGGCCTGGCGGGCGGGAATCCGGAAGGCCTGGGCACGACGCGACCGCAATTCATGA
- a CDS encoding CRTAC1 family protein translates to MSGVRRYAAGALALIAAAAGWRLTGLPDTSVAETSADFSFHARPLGPPSGPGDRTLRPVAAGYTGLQGWVSSLGAGVALFDVDNEVVADDLCLVDPRHDTVTVRQAPGTPRGYRPFTLVPPERRRYEAPTGCLPADLDQDGWQDLVVYYWGRSPSLFLRVPGVPPSGTAFRHRALTTEPEIWNTSAATTGDFDGDGRLDLVFGDYFPDGVRVLGDDTSNDGVPKDGAPKDGALNKSDPNDGDPGSAVMPDSLSAAANGGGARLYLASGPARFAEAKGVFDEIGNGGWTLALGTQDLDGDGRPELYLANDFGPDRLLVNESVPGRIRFTEARGTRHLTTPASRVVGRDSFKGMGVGFTDLNADGRPDILVSNLTEDYALHQSNFAFVSRPGDLHGGHAPYDDLGEELGLSRSGWSWDVKAADFDNDGDDEIMHATGFVRGEVDRWAQLQEAASASDLFLSRPALWPSIRAGDDLSGRDTNTFFTRGQDGRYADVARRAGVGGDSDGTVSRAFSVGDVDDDGRLDFAVANQWSESVLYGNHGPTAPFVGLRPRLPAGPCPPSSAPRPGPERPALAQPGRTQLQPARREWTRPGLTRPAIGAVATVRLPGGIARSRQLYPANGHNGVSAPELLFGLGDNLPDSPVPVEISWRDACGGARTASVSLEPGWHQVLLAEGRASEIRRP, encoded by the coding sequence ATGTCAGGGGTTCGCAGGTACGCGGCGGGAGCCCTCGCCCTGATCGCCGCCGCCGCCGGATGGAGGCTGACCGGCCTGCCGGACACCTCGGTCGCGGAGACGTCGGCCGACTTCTCCTTCCACGCGAGGCCGCTCGGGCCGCCCTCGGGACCCGGTGACCGCACCCTGCGTCCGGTCGCGGCGGGCTACACCGGGCTCCAGGGCTGGGTGTCGTCGCTGGGCGCCGGGGTGGCACTGTTCGACGTGGACAACGAGGTCGTCGCCGACGACCTGTGCCTGGTCGATCCCCGCCATGACACGGTGACCGTCAGGCAGGCACCGGGGACGCCCCGGGGCTACCGGCCGTTCACACTGGTCCCCCCGGAACGCAGGCGGTACGAGGCGCCGACCGGCTGCCTGCCCGCCGACCTCGACCAGGACGGCTGGCAGGACCTGGTCGTCTACTACTGGGGCCGCTCCCCCTCGCTCTTCCTGCGCGTGCCCGGGGTGCCCCCCTCAGGAACCGCCTTCCGCCACCGCGCGCTGACCACGGAGCCTGAGATCTGGAACACCAGCGCCGCCACGACCGGTGACTTCGACGGGGACGGCCGCCTCGACCTGGTCTTCGGCGACTACTTCCCCGACGGCGTCCGGGTGCTGGGCGACGATACCTCCAACGACGGCGTTCCCAAGGACGGTGCTCCCAAGGACGGTGCTCTCAACAAGAGTGACCCCAACGACGGCGACCCCGGCAGCGCGGTGATGCCCGACTCGCTGTCCGCCGCCGCCAACGGCGGCGGCGCCCGGCTCTACCTGGCGAGCGGACCGGCGCGGTTCGCCGAGGCCAAGGGGGTGTTCGACGAGATCGGGAACGGAGGCTGGACCCTGGCGCTGGGCACCCAGGACCTGGACGGCGACGGGCGGCCCGAGCTGTACCTGGCCAATGACTTCGGCCCTGACCGGTTGCTGGTCAACGAGTCGGTGCCCGGCCGGATCCGGTTCACCGAGGCCAGGGGCACCAGGCACCTGACGACTCCCGCCTCCAGGGTCGTCGGCCGCGACTCGTTCAAGGGCATGGGCGTCGGCTTCACCGACCTCAACGCCGACGGCAGGCCGGACATCCTGGTGAGCAACCTCACCGAGGACTACGCGCTACACCAGAGCAACTTCGCCTTCGTGTCCCGACCCGGCGACCTGCACGGAGGTCACGCGCCCTACGACGACCTCGGTGAGGAGCTGGGGCTGAGCCGCAGCGGCTGGTCCTGGGACGTCAAGGCCGCCGACTTCGACAACGACGGCGACGACGAGATCATGCACGCGACCGGGTTCGTCAGGGGTGAGGTCGACCGGTGGGCGCAACTGCAGGAGGCGGCGTCGGCGAGCGATCTGTTCCTCTCCCGCCCGGCGCTCTGGCCGAGCATCCGGGCCGGGGACGACCTGTCGGGCCGCGACACCAACACCTTCTTCACCAGGGGGCAGGACGGCCGCTACGCGGATGTGGCCCGGCGGGCCGGGGTCGGCGGCGACAGCGACGGCACGGTCAGCCGGGCCTTCTCGGTGGGCGACGTCGACGACGACGGGCGACTGGACTTCGCGGTCGCCAACCAGTGGTCGGAGTCGGTGCTCTACGGCAACCACGGCCCGACGGCACCGTTCGTGGGCCTGCGGCCCCGTCTCCCCGCGGGCCCCTGCCCCCCATCCTCCGCACCACGCCCCGGACCGGAGCGGCCCGCCCTGGCCCAACCGGGCCGGACACAGCTCCAGCCGGCGCGCCGGGAGTGGACACGCCCCGGGCTGACGCGGCCCGCCATCGGGGCCGTCGCCACGGTACGTCTGCCCGGTGGGATCGCGCGCAGCAGGCAGCTCTACCCCGCCAACGGCCACAACGGCGTCTCCGCACCCGAGCTGCTGTTCGGCCTGGGTGACAACCTGCCCGACTCCCCCGTCCCCGTCGAGATCTCCTGGAGGGACGCCTGCGGCGGCGCCCGTACCGCGTCGGTGTCCCTGGAGCCCGGCTGGCACCAGGTGCTGCTGGCCGAAGGCCGCGCCTCGGAGATCCGCCGGCCGTGA
- a CDS encoding enediyne biosynthesis protein UnbU — translation MLGHTVLGFEQPYLAPLVGVLTGVTTEFVLETVEAWAWRRPARYLGVPRDRVADFFLPSYICGLLCAMLLYGNGHLMPTALAAGIGVGSAYVFRVRAPEAASGVSRTGPDAPGAAFLNPVAFGIVVVLLLFPWVGLAPAYQFTAWVSGPFDLIVPMAVLAGGMAANAGGAGRLPLVLGWVGGFALQACLRGGLSDVSTVSALLPMTGTAFALYTGYVITDPGTSPVRARDQVVFGLATAAVYGLLVQFHVVFGLFFALVIVCAGRELGRPLRLFFGGSTVPGTPYREISRCRGRPVRAPAASPPAGPP, via the coding sequence GTGCTCGGACACACCGTGCTCGGTTTCGAGCAGCCCTACCTGGCGCCGCTGGTCGGCGTGCTCACCGGCGTGACCACCGAGTTCGTGCTGGAGACCGTGGAGGCGTGGGCGTGGCGGCGCCCGGCCCGCTACCTCGGGGTGCCCCGCGACCGGGTCGCCGACTTCTTCCTGCCCTCCTACATCTGCGGCCTGCTCTGCGCGATGCTGCTTTACGGCAACGGGCACCTGATGCCGACCGCGCTGGCGGCCGGCATCGGCGTCGGCAGCGCGTACGTCTTCCGCGTGCGGGCGCCGGAGGCGGCGAGCGGGGTGAGCCGGACCGGCCCGGACGCGCCCGGCGCCGCGTTCCTGAACCCGGTGGCCTTCGGGATCGTCGTCGTGCTGCTGCTGTTCCCATGGGTCGGACTCGCCCCCGCCTACCAGTTCACCGCGTGGGTCTCGGGTCCTTTCGACCTGATCGTGCCGATGGCCGTGCTGGCAGGGGGCATGGCGGCGAACGCCGGAGGAGCCGGAAGACTGCCGCTGGTCCTGGGCTGGGTGGGCGGGTTCGCCCTGCAGGCGTGTCTCAGGGGCGGCCTGAGCGACGTGTCGACGGTCAGCGCTCTGCTGCCGATGACCGGGACCGCCTTCGCCCTCTACACCGGCTATGTGATCACCGATCCGGGCACGTCCCCGGTCAGGGCGCGCGACCAGGTCGTGTTCGGCCTGGCCACGGCGGCGGTCTACGGGCTGCTCGTCCAGTTCCACGTCGTCTTCGGGCTGTTCTTCGCCCTCGTGATCGTCTGCGCGGGCCGAGAGCTGGGACGGCCCCTCCGCCTGTTCTTCGGCGGCTCGACGGTGCCGGGCACCCCGTACCGGGAGATCAGCCGATGCCGGGGCCGACCCGTTCGAGCACCCGCAGCGAGCCCTCCTGCCGGACCTCCCTGA
- a CDS encoding class I SAM-dependent methyltransferase: MSIATMPADLLYAAQHAKGFMPRQEGVALFETAVEYGPRGPICEIGSYCGKSAVYLGAGARQAGSVVFTVDHHRGSEEIQPGWAHHDPTLMDHRFGKMDSLPTFRTTIASAGLEEEVIAIVGRSERVAGLWNTPLAMLFIDGGHSEGPVTKDYEGWAPHVMPGGVLAFHDIYPDPAKGGQAPYRVYQRVLASGAFREVRQEGSLRVLERVGPGIG; the protein is encoded by the coding sequence ATGAGCATCGCCACCATGCCCGCCGACCTGTTATACGCCGCCCAGCACGCCAAGGGTTTCATGCCCCGCCAGGAGGGAGTCGCGCTGTTCGAGACCGCCGTCGAGTACGGCCCGCGCGGCCCGATCTGCGAGATCGGCAGCTACTGCGGGAAGTCGGCGGTCTACCTCGGCGCGGGTGCCCGGCAGGCCGGGTCCGTCGTCTTCACGGTGGACCACCACCGGGGCTCCGAGGAGATCCAGCCCGGGTGGGCACACCATGACCCCACGCTGATGGACCACCGCTTCGGCAAGATGGACTCGCTGCCCACCTTCCGTACCACCATCGCCTCCGCGGGGCTTGAGGAGGAGGTCATCGCGATCGTCGGCAGGTCCGAGCGCGTCGCCGGACTGTGGAACACCCCACTGGCGATGCTCTTCATCGACGGCGGCCACTCCGAGGGGCCGGTGACCAAGGACTACGAGGGGTGGGCGCCACACGTCATGCCGGGCGGCGTCCTGGCCTTCCACGACATCTACCCGGACCCGGCCAAGGGCGGGCAGGCGCCGTACCGCGTCTACCAGAGGGTGCTCGCCTCCGGCGCGTTCAGGGAGGTCCGGCAGGAGGGCTCGCTGCGGGTGCTCGAACGGGTCGGCCCCGGCATCGGCTGA
- a CDS encoding pyridoxamine 5'-phosphate oxidase family protein codes for MNQRTRIVMSDDEVTAFINEARKLQLGTINPDGTPHMVTMFYALTEGKISFWTYGKAQKTLNIQRDARVSRLIEAGGNTPTCAAYRCTGWHGGSTTPRASSASA; via the coding sequence GTGAATCAGCGCACCCGCATCGTGATGTCCGACGACGAGGTGACGGCTTTCATCAATGAGGCACGGAAGCTACAGCTCGGTACCATCAACCCGGACGGCACACCACATATGGTGACGATGTTCTATGCGTTGACCGAGGGCAAGATCTCGTTCTGGACCTACGGCAAGGCCCAGAAGACACTCAACATCCAGCGCGACGCTCGGGTGAGCCGCCTGATCGAGGCCGGGGGGAATACTCCGACCTGCGCGGCGTACCGGTGTACGGGGTGGCACGGAGGATCGACGACTCCGAGGGCATCCTCGGCATCGGCATGA
- a CDS encoding ferredoxin: MKIKVDYLVCEANAICMGLAPEVFELDDDDQLHLLLPEPPPEMMDRVRHAVRSCPKAALSLEEN; encoded by the coding sequence ATGAAAATCAAAGTCGACTATCTGGTCTGCGAGGCCAATGCGATCTGCATGGGACTCGCCCCGGAGGTCTTCGAACTCGACGACGACGACCAGCTGCACCTGCTGCTGCCTGAGCCGCCGCCGGAGATGATGGACCGCGTCCGGCACGCCGTGCGGTCCTGCCCCAAAGCCGCACTCTCCCTTGAGGAGAACTAG
- a CDS encoding Zn-dependent alcohol dehydrogenase: MRGALLHAVGDDRLDIRDDFTLAPVGPTDVRVKVRATGVCHSDLSVISGVLPMPLPVIPGHEGAGEVVEVGDHVTSVQPGDHVIINWTPACGSCANCLVNQPFLCMTYVMDSFVNARFRYGGDTPAFGMAGCGTWSEEIVVPWQGAIKVDPDVPFEAAALIGCGITTGVGAALNTAKVKAGSTVAVVGAGGIGLSVIQGARISGATTILAIDPLESKHALAKKVGATHAITPDQLKDALGTLTGGAGFDYGFEAVGKSAAIMTAWQATRRGGDTIVVGAGAMDDNVPLSAFSLLFEGKNILSSLYGGSDVRRDFPFFAGLYKAGKLDLESMISARIKLADLNDAVAALRGGEVLRQIVVI; this comes from the coding sequence ATGCGTGGTGCGCTTCTGCATGCCGTCGGCGACGACAGGCTCGACATCCGCGATGACTTCACCCTCGCCCCGGTGGGCCCGACGGACGTCCGCGTCAAGGTCAGGGCCACCGGGGTCTGCCATTCCGACCTGTCGGTGATCAGCGGCGTGCTGCCCATGCCGCTGCCGGTCATCCCCGGCCACGAGGGCGCCGGAGAGGTCGTCGAGGTCGGCGACCACGTGACCTCGGTACAGCCCGGCGACCACGTCATCATCAACTGGACCCCGGCCTGCGGCAGCTGCGCGAACTGCCTGGTCAACCAGCCGTTCCTGTGCATGACCTACGTGATGGACAGCTTCGTCAACGCCCGCTTCCGCTACGGCGGCGACACCCCGGCGTTCGGCATGGCCGGGTGCGGCACCTGGTCCGAGGAGATCGTCGTGCCCTGGCAGGGCGCGATCAAGGTCGACCCCGACGTACCCTTCGAGGCGGCGGCCCTGATCGGCTGCGGGATCACCACCGGCGTCGGCGCGGCACTCAACACGGCCAAGGTGAAGGCGGGTTCGACGGTCGCCGTGGTCGGCGCCGGCGGCATCGGCCTGTCGGTGATCCAGGGTGCCCGCATCTCCGGTGCCACCACGATCCTGGCGATCGACCCCCTGGAGTCCAAGCACGCCCTCGCCAAGAAGGTCGGCGCGACCCACGCCATCACTCCCGACCAGCTCAAGGACGCGCTCGGCACTCTGACCGGCGGCGCCGGGTTCGATTACGGTTTCGAGGCCGTCGGCAAGTCCGCCGCCATCATGACGGCCTGGCAGGCGACCCGCCGAGGTGGCGACACGATCGTGGTGGGCGCGGGCGCGATGGACGACAACGTCCCACTGAGCGCCTTCAGCCTGCTGTTCGAGGGCAAGAACATCCTCAGCTCGCTGTACGGCGGCTCGGACGTCCGGCGCGACTTCCCGTTCTTCGCGGGACTCTACAAGGCGGGCAAGCTCGATCTGGAGAGCATGATCAGCGCCCGCATCAAGCTGGCCGATCTCAACGACGCCGTGGCGGCGCTCAGGGGCGGCGAGGTCCTGCGCCAGATCGTCGTCATCTGA
- a CDS encoding sugar phosphate isomerase/epimerase family protein, producing the protein MSRPITLFTGQWADLPFEEVCRLASGWGYDGLEIACWGDHFEVDRALSEDGYIDRRREILAKHNLAVYAISNHLVGQAVCDHPVDERHRAILPARIWGDGEAEQVRRNAAEEIKNTARAAAGLGVDTVVGFTGSSIWHTVAMFPPVPPAMIEAGYADFADRWNPILDVFDEVGVRFAHEVHPSEIAYDYHSTVRTLEAIGHRPAFGLNWDPSHMVWQEIDPVGFILDFADRIYHVDCKDAKVRTGDGRRGRLASHLPWGDLRRGWDFVSTGRGDVPWEDCFRALNAIGYNGPISIEWEDAGMDRLAGALDALAVIRGLNAITPPSAAFDAAFSSD; encoded by the coding sequence ATGAGCCGGCCGATCACCTTGTTCACCGGCCAGTGGGCCGATCTGCCCTTTGAGGAGGTCTGCCGGCTGGCGTCGGGCTGGGGATACGACGGATTGGAGATCGCCTGCTGGGGTGATCACTTCGAGGTCGACAGGGCGCTGTCCGAGGACGGCTACATCGATCGCAGGCGGGAGATCCTGGCCAAGCACAACCTGGCCGTGTACGCCATCTCCAACCACCTGGTCGGCCAGGCCGTCTGCGACCACCCCGTCGACGAGCGGCACAGGGCCATCCTGCCGGCCCGTATCTGGGGTGACGGCGAGGCGGAACAGGTCCGCCGCAACGCCGCCGAGGAGATCAAGAACACGGCCCGGGCCGCGGCCGGACTCGGCGTGGACACCGTGGTCGGCTTCACCGGATCGTCCATCTGGCACACCGTGGCGATGTTCCCGCCGGTGCCGCCCGCGATGATCGAGGCCGGCTACGCCGATTTCGCCGACCGGTGGAACCCGATCCTGGACGTCTTCGACGAGGTCGGGGTACGTTTCGCCCACGAGGTGCATCCCAGCGAGATCGCCTATGACTACCACAGCACCGTGCGGACCCTGGAGGCCATCGGGCACCGGCCCGCGTTCGGGCTGAACTGGGACCCCTCGCACATGGTGTGGCAGGAGATCGACCCGGTCGGCTTCATCCTGGACTTCGCCGACCGGATCTACCACGTCGACTGCAAGGACGCCAAGGTCCGCACCGGCGACGGCCGCCGTGGCCGGTTGGCCTCGCACCTGCCCTGGGGCGATCTGCGCCGGGGCTGGGACTTCGTCTCCACCGGCCGGGGCGACGTGCCGTGGGAGGACTGTTTCCGCGCGCTGAACGCGATCGGTTACAACGGGCCGATCTCCATCGAGTGGGAGGACGCGGGCATGGACCGCCTGGCCGGCGCCCTCGACGCGCTGGCCGTGATCCGCGGGCTCAACGCCATCACCCCGCCCTCGGCCGCCTTCGACGCGGCCTTCTCCTCCGACTGA
- a CDS encoding Gfo/Idh/MocA family protein, with protein sequence MTPTDEPTSAPASDPAPPQGPAPGPMPGPGALARPALGIGMVGYAFMGRVHSQAWRSAPAFFDLPVRPVMAALCGRSAEGTARAAEQMGWAAVETDWREQIAREDVDVVDICTPGDSHARIAIAALEAGKHVLCEKPLANTVAEAEAMADAARAAAARGVYAMVAFNYRRVPAIALAARWVAEGRLGEIRHVRAQYLQDWIVDPDFPLVWRLRRELAGSGALGDIGAHIIDTAQFITGQHLTQVSALTETFVTRRPLAETSAGLSAAGGGAETGEVDVDDAALFIGRFSGGALASFEATRFAAGRKNALRIEINGSAASLAFDFEAMNELWFHDHDHDHALPAEEAGFRRVLVTEPGHPYAGAWWPPGHGLGYEHTFTHEMKDFVQAIASGTAPSPSFDDGLRVQRVLAAVERSAADQSRLTAVRQT encoded by the coding sequence ATGACCCCTACGGACGAGCCCACCTCCGCACCCGCGTCCGACCCGGCGCCGCCACAGGGGCCGGCGCCGGGGCCGATGCCGGGGCCGGGGGCGTTGGCACGGCCGGCGCTGGGAATCGGCATGGTCGGCTACGCGTTCATGGGCCGGGTGCACTCCCAGGCATGGCGTAGCGCGCCGGCGTTCTTCGACCTGCCGGTCCGGCCGGTGATGGCGGCGCTGTGCGGACGCTCGGCCGAGGGGACGGCGCGGGCGGCCGAGCAGATGGGCTGGGCGGCGGTCGAGACCGACTGGCGCGAGCAGATCGCCCGTGAGGACGTCGACGTGGTCGACATCTGCACCCCCGGTGATTCGCACGCGCGGATCGCGATCGCCGCGCTGGAGGCCGGCAAGCACGTACTGTGCGAGAAACCGCTGGCCAACACGGTCGCCGAGGCCGAGGCCATGGCGGATGCGGCACGGGCGGCCGCGGCTCGCGGGGTCTACGCGATGGTGGCGTTCAACTACCGGCGGGTGCCCGCGATCGCGCTGGCCGCCCGCTGGGTGGCCGAGGGCCGGCTGGGCGAGATCCGGCACGTGCGGGCGCAGTACCTGCAGGACTGGATCGTCGATCCGGATTTCCCGCTGGTGTGGCGGCTGAGAAGGGAGCTCGCCGGGTCGGGGGCGCTGGGCGACATCGGCGCGCACATCATCGACACCGCGCAGTTCATCACCGGTCAGCACCTGACACAGGTCTCGGCGCTGACCGAGACCTTCGTCACCCGGCGTCCGCTGGCCGAGACCTCGGCCGGGCTGTCGGCCGCAGGCGGCGGCGCCGAGACGGGGGAGGTGGACGTCGACGACGCGGCACTGTTCATCGGCAGGTTCAGCGGTGGCGCGCTGGCCTCGTTCGAGGCCACCCGGTTCGCCGCCGGGCGTAAGAACGCGCTGCGCATCGAGATCAACGGCTCGGCCGCCAGCCTGGCCTTCGACTTCGAGGCCATGAACGAGCTCTGGTTCCACGACCACGACCACGACCACGCCCTACCGGCCGAGGAGGCGGGGTTTCGCCGGGTGCTCGTCACCGAGCCGGGGCACCCGTACGCGGGGGCGTGGTGGCCGCCGGGCCACGGCCTGGGCTACGAGCACACCTTCACCCACGAGATGAAGGACTTCGTACAGGCGATCGCCTCCGGCACCGCGCCGTCCCCGTCGTTCGACGACGGGTTGCGGGTCCAGCGCGTGCTGGCCGCGGTCGAGCGCAGCGCCGCCGACCAGAGCCGGCTGACAGCGGTACGGCAGACGTGA
- a CDS encoding substrate-binding domain-containing protein: MITNLFIDNYGMGVAAGHYIGKKLKDKGVADPVILEIQGIATLPLTQDRSKGFEEALKTYGFAVTAKQDAQFTVESGTKVAANLMQAHKKIDAIWNHDDDQGIGVLAAIKEAGRSEFFMVGGAGSANAMRDIQAGTGVLEATVTYSPTMASSAIKLARLIAQGRGMSDLVENQVPQSITLASETITKENVDAYLPLGFES, encoded by the coding sequence GTGATCACGAACCTGTTCATTGACAACTACGGCATGGGCGTCGCGGCCGGCCACTACATCGGCAAGAAGCTCAAGGACAAGGGGGTGGCCGACCCGGTGATCCTGGAGATCCAGGGCATCGCGACGCTGCCGCTGACCCAGGACCGCAGCAAGGGGTTCGAGGAGGCGCTGAAGACGTACGGGTTCGCGGTGACGGCCAAGCAGGACGCGCAGTTCACCGTGGAGTCGGGGACCAAGGTCGCGGCGAACCTGATGCAGGCGCACAAGAAGATCGACGCGATCTGGAACCACGACGACGACCAGGGCATCGGCGTGCTGGCCGCGATCAAGGAGGCCGGGCGCAGCGAGTTCTTCATGGTCGGCGGCGCCGGGTCGGCCAACGCGATGCGCGACATCCAGGCGGGGACGGGGGTACTGGAGGCGACGGTGACCTACAGTCCCACGATGGCCTCCTCGGCGATCAAGCTGGCCCGTCTGATCGCTCAGGGCAGGGGAATGAGCGACCTGGTGGAGAACCAGGTGCCCCAGTCGATCACACTGGCCTCGGAGACGATCACCAAGGAGAACGTGGACGCCTACCTGCCGCTGGGGTTCGAGTCCTGA